In Paenibacillus guangzhouensis, a single window of DNA contains:
- a CDS encoding amino acid ABC transporter ATP-binding protein: MIEATSLSKQFDNLTVLQNINLHVRSQEIVVLLGPSGSGKSTLLRCINGLEEPTVGTIQVGGAQWDAAMNAKEKKQAMKDIRALTGMVFQSFNLFPHMTVLENVTMAPITVKNMPKQQANELGEALLAKVGLAEKKNEFPSRLSGGQQQRVAIARSLAMNPQIMLFDEPTSALDPELTGEVLAVMKQLAYEGMTMIVVTHEMKFARDIANRIIFMSDGVIQEEGKPEQFFDQPKTERARKFLRQMAHQPD; the protein is encoded by the coding sequence ATGATTGAAGCAACAAGTCTCAGCAAACAATTTGACAATTTGACCGTATTACAAAATATTAACCTTCATGTCCGCTCCCAAGAGATCGTCGTTCTGCTGGGACCGAGCGGATCCGGCAAGAGCACGCTGCTGCGTTGCATCAATGGATTGGAGGAACCTACAGTAGGGACGATCCAGGTAGGCGGCGCACAATGGGATGCCGCGATGAACGCGAAAGAAAAAAAACAAGCCATGAAGGATATTCGCGCGTTAACTGGTATGGTTTTTCAATCTTTTAATTTGTTTCCACACATGACGGTGCTGGAAAATGTCACGATGGCCCCGATCACCGTGAAAAACATGCCCAAGCAGCAAGCGAATGAATTGGGTGAAGCCTTACTTGCAAAAGTGGGGTTGGCCGAGAAGAAAAACGAATTTCCTTCCCGGCTTTCCGGCGGACAGCAGCAGCGGGTAGCCATCGCACGTTCGCTTGCGATGAACCCGCAGATTATGTTGTTTGACGAGCCGACATCCGCTTTGGATCCGGAATTAACCGGTGAGGTCTTAGCCGTGATGAAGCAGTTGGCCTACGAGGGGATGACCATGATTGTCGTTACACATGAAATGAAATTTGCTCGCGACATCGCAAATCGGATTATTTTTATGAGTGACGGGGTCATTCAGGAGGAAGGGAAGCCGGAGCAATTTTTTGACCAGCCGAAAACTGAACGGGCACGTAAATTTTTGCGACAGATGGCGCATCAACCGGACTAA
- a CDS encoding amino acid ABC transporter permease: MELVFKNFNFLLTGAYYTMLITIVSMCFGLIIGLITAIARLKGNWLIRTLAKGYVSIIRGTPILVQIFIVYYGLPDFGITLGPFTAAYISLSINIGAYLAETFRGAILSVHKGQMEAAVSLGLSPWQTMVKVVLPQAARAAIPPMGNTFIGMLKETSLVSIVTVTELLRSAQLLIAQYYTAMPFYIAIALMYWVMSLLFSNILNRIETKLSKAY, encoded by the coding sequence ATGGAACTCGTCTTTAAAAACTTTAATTTCCTGTTAACCGGTGCATATTATACGATGCTGATTACGATCGTCTCCATGTGCTTCGGATTAATCATTGGATTGATTACAGCGATCGCTCGTCTAAAAGGAAATTGGCTGATCCGCACGCTGGCAAAGGGCTATGTATCCATTATTCGTGGAACGCCGATTCTTGTTCAAATCTTTATCGTCTACTATGGTTTACCTGATTTCGGGATTACACTTGGGCCGTTCACAGCAGCCTACATTTCGCTAAGCATCAACATTGGTGCTTATTTAGCGGAGACATTCCGTGGCGCAATCCTCTCTGTACATAAGGGACAGATGGAAGCGGCGGTATCCCTCGGGCTATCGCCGTGGCAAACCATGGTCAAGGTTGTTCTTCCACAGGCAGCCAGAGCGGCCATTCCGCCTATGGGCAACACGTTTATCGGAATGCTGAAAGAGACTTCGCTCGTTTCTATCGTTACGGTAACGGAACTGCTGCGATCTGCTCAACTGCTCATAGCGCAATATTATACGGCCATGCCGTTTTATATTGCGATTGCTCTGATGTATTGGGTGATGAGTCTGCTGTTCTCCAACATCCTTAACCGCATCGAAACCAAATTATCCAAAGCTTATTAA
- a CDS encoding transporter substrate-binding domain-containing protein, whose product MLLKGKPAFKAISLLLIVALALVGCGAKSTDKTETAAPANLLEKIKSSGKIRIGLMGTYAPYNFMNDKNEVDGFDADVAKEVGKRLGVQVEFITGEFSGLIAGLQKDKYDALVSQVTITEDRKQTMDFSEPYIKNAVNVIVKNDNTTIHSLEDFKGKKVGVGLGTNDEKYLREVAIPKVGQFEIATYNDVITSLMDLNTGRIDATINNTFAIQPILQKNKLQVKAVGEPIKEDVAGIAVRKGNQELVSAINTALEDMKKDGTFKNIFKKWFDVEPNI is encoded by the coding sequence ATGTTGTTAAAAGGAAAACCTGCTTTCAAAGCAATATCTCTATTACTTATCGTGGCATTGGCTTTAGTCGGATGCGGAGCTAAGTCAACGGATAAAACCGAAACGGCCGCACCAGCTAACTTATTGGAAAAGATCAAGTCATCAGGAAAAATCCGGATAGGTTTAATGGGAACCTACGCACCATACAACTTTATGAATGATAAAAATGAAGTGGATGGATTTGATGCCGATGTGGCGAAAGAAGTTGGTAAACGCTTAGGCGTGCAGGTGGAATTTATTACAGGCGAATTCTCCGGTCTGATTGCAGGACTACAAAAGGATAAGTACGACGCATTAGTCAGTCAAGTCACGATTACGGAAGACCGTAAACAAACAATGGATTTTTCCGAGCCCTATATTAAGAACGCCGTTAACGTGATCGTTAAAAACGACAATACCACCATCCATTCACTGGAAGATTTCAAAGGTAAAAAAGTTGGCGTTGGACTTGGTACCAACGATGAAAAATATTTGCGTGAAGTTGCAATTCCCAAAGTCGGACAATTTGAAATTGCAACGTACAACGATGTGATTACGTCTTTAATGGATTTGAACACGGGAAGAATTGATGCCACCATCAACAATACATTTGCGATCCAACCCATCCTGCAAAAAAACAAACTTCAAGTGAAAGCCGTAGGCGAGCCGATCAAGGAAGATGTTGCCGGTATCGCTGTTCGCAAAGGTAATCAGGAACTCGTGTCTGCGATCAATACAGCATTGGAAGACATGAAAAAAGACGGAACGTTCAAGAACATCTTCAAAAAGTGGTTTGATGTTGAACCGAACATTTAA
- a CDS encoding TetR/AcrR family transcriptional regulator, which yields MQLPTISNRDQDRQQQLSHAALELFARKGYHNTKVSDVVKSSGVSQGTFYWYFESKEQLAIQLIEDGKQNLIKVIEQGYRNHAGTVTDMLESSTRLLTDLFEFADQNRYLMAFLLIKGQGADPPVREAVSQTWIAFEEAFNKNVKRALELGMLPDTADLSLRVNILVSLITGVLTKWLFGPMHDVDFQSVYTPARIAAETAKFEFGGLLGTF from the coding sequence ATGCAATTGCCTACGATATCAAATCGCGACCAGGATCGGCAGCAGCAACTGAGTCATGCGGCCCTCGAGCTATTTGCGCGCAAAGGGTACCACAATACGAAGGTATCCGATGTGGTCAAATCATCCGGGGTATCACAGGGTACGTTCTACTGGTATTTCGAGAGTAAAGAACAGCTTGCCATTCAACTGATCGAAGATGGTAAACAAAATTTAATCAAAGTCATCGAACAAGGATATCGTAATCATGCGGGGACTGTAACTGACATGCTGGAGTCGTCCACGCGATTGTTAACAGATTTGTTCGAATTCGCTGATCAGAACCGCTACCTCATGGCATTTTTACTGATCAAAGGTCAAGGTGCTGACCCACCGGTGCGGGAAGCCGTATCGCAGACTTGGATTGCATTCGAGGAAGCTTTTAATAAAAATGTTAAGCGGGCTTTAGAGTTAGGGATGCTTCCGGACACGGCGGACTTGTCTCTTCGCGTCAACATCCTTGTCTCTTTAATTACGGGTGTGCTCACCAAATGGCTGTTCGGGCCGATGCATGATGTCGATTTTCAATCCGTATATACGCCCGCGAGGATTGCCGCTGAGACGGCAAAATTCGAATTTGGCGGATTACTCGGAACATTCTAA
- a CDS encoding ABC transporter permease, whose amino-acid sequence MKTIALAARNRKEIVRDPLNLAFGIGFPLIILFLLTALQANIPADIFVIHKLVPGVAMFGLSFVSLFSGMLIAKDRSSSFLTRLFTAPLTAPDYIVGYTLPLVPMAMIQIVICFLAAIFLGLPVSFNALLSILSLIPTAILFIAIGLLAGSVLNDKQVGGVCGALLTNFSAWLSGIWFDLNLIGGWFKGIAYVLPFAHAVEASRAAMSGDYASILPHLWWVFGYAAVIIVIAVYAFKKKMNGNEA is encoded by the coding sequence ATGAAAACCATCGCATTGGCTGCACGAAATCGGAAAGAGATTGTTCGAGATCCTCTGAACTTAGCCTTTGGCATAGGCTTCCCGTTGATCATCTTATTCCTGCTAACGGCATTACAAGCAAATATTCCGGCCGATATATTTGTCATTCATAAACTTGTTCCGGGCGTCGCGATGTTTGGTCTTTCTTTCGTTTCACTATTTTCCGGTATGCTGATCGCCAAGGATAGAAGTAGTTCATTTCTGACGCGGTTGTTCACGGCTCCGCTTACAGCCCCTGATTACATCGTGGGATATACCTTACCGCTTGTGCCTATGGCGATGATCCAAATTGTAATCTGTTTTCTTGCCGCAATCTTCCTAGGGTTACCGGTCAGTTTCAATGCTCTACTCTCTATTCTTTCCCTTATTCCTACGGCTATTCTATTTATCGCAATCGGATTGCTTGCTGGAAGTGTATTAAATGACAAGCAGGTCGGGGGCGTTTGCGGAGCGCTATTGACCAATTTTAGCGCATGGCTTAGCGGCATTTGGTTTGATCTAAATCTGATTGGCGGCTGGTTTAAAGGGATTGCTTATGTTCTTCCCTTTGCTCATGCTGTAGAGGCAAGCAGAGCGGCCATGTCTGGAGACTATGCATCGATCTTACCGCACTTATGGTGGGTCTTCGGTTACGCGGCTGTCATCATCGTCATTGCGGTTTACGCGTTCAAGAAGAAAATGAATGGCAACGAGGCCTAA
- a CDS encoding ABC transporter ATP-binding protein, whose amino-acid sequence MAIQTTNLTKKFKDKTVLNALNLSIEQGELFTLLGVNGAGKTTTIKMLTCLSKPTAGDAALLGDSIVSNAYAVKEKINVSPQETAVARNLSVRENLEFIARIYGFNKKTVEKKVEEMLMTFNLMDVAGDKAKTLSGGTQRRLSIAMALISNPEILFLDEPTLGLDVLSRRDLWTAIEKLKGKKTIILTTHYMEEAEALSDRIGIMAEGKLKAVGSAAELMAKSNARTLEEAFVSLVVKEGAEQ is encoded by the coding sequence ATTGCAATTCAAACGACTAATTTAACGAAAAAATTCAAAGATAAAACCGTTCTGAACGCACTGAACCTTTCGATCGAACAAGGTGAGCTTTTTACTCTGCTCGGAGTCAACGGCGCAGGCAAAACGACAACGATCAAAATGTTGACGTGCTTGAGCAAGCCTACTGCCGGCGATGCCGCACTGCTCGGCGACAGCATCGTATCCAATGCTTATGCAGTAAAAGAAAAAATCAATGTTTCGCCGCAGGAGACTGCCGTCGCCCGCAATTTATCGGTAAGGGAGAATCTTGAATTCATTGCCCGAATTTACGGGTTCAATAAGAAAACAGTAGAGAAAAAAGTGGAAGAAATGCTTATGACGTTTAACCTTATGGATGTAGCCGGGGATAAAGCAAAAACGTTATCTGGCGGAACGCAAAGGCGGCTCAGTATTGCCATGGCCCTCATCTCGAACCCGGAAATCCTGTTTCTGGATGAACCTACATTGGGACTGGATGTCCTCTCAAGACGTGATCTCTGGACGGCCATTGAGAAATTAAAGGGCAAAAAAACCATTATTCTGACGACGCATTATATGGAGGAAGCTGAAGCGCTGTCCGATCGAATTGGAATTATGGCGGAAGGAAAATTAAAAGCGGTTGGATCGGCGGCCGAATTGATGGCAAAGAGCAATGCAAGAACGCTGGAAGAAGCCTTTGTCTCACTCGTTGTCAAGGAGGGAGCAGAACAATGA
- a CDS encoding helix-turn-helix domain-containing protein — MISMNLKQLRKANRLTQEEIAEKIGVSRQAVAKWENGETVPDINNCIALANLYGVVLDDLVHHAESEEKVGIRPKGKHMFGLVKVGERGQIVIPKKAREVFNIRPGDSLLLLGDEARGLAIVRNEDFLQFAQDVFHAQRYEEEDE, encoded by the coding sequence ATGATTAGTATGAATTTGAAACAATTGCGTAAAGCAAACAGATTGACGCAAGAAGAAATTGCTGAGAAGATTGGCGTTTCGAGGCAAGCTGTCGCGAAATGGGAGAATGGGGAGACCGTTCCGGATATTAATAATTGTATTGCTTTGGCCAATTTATATGGTGTCGTGTTGGACGACCTGGTTCATCATGCCGAAAGCGAGGAAAAGGTGGGCATCCGGCCCAAAGGAAAGCATATGTTTGGATTGGTTAAGGTGGGAGAACGGGGGCAGATCGTCATTCCCAAAAAAGCCAGGGAAGTATTCAACATTCGGCCCGGTGACAGCCTGCTTCTCCTTGGTGATGAGGCTCGTGGACTTGCCATTGTCAGAAACGAGGACTTTCTACAGTTTGCGCAAGATGTATTCCATGCACAGCGATACGAGGAGGAAGACGAGTGA
- a CDS encoding response regulator transcription factor has protein sequence MKMWKIVIVDDETIIRKGLRQYIEESPYLFEVAGEAKSANEALHMVEEAPPHVCLVDINMPNMNGLDLMNILRERCPSVLVVIISGYDNFEYARQAVQLQAFDYVLKPVPKSDLNKLLHRIDEHLQAKYPLHSHESRVDKEREITGFTGDGTVLIQKVTEYIDSHYQDPELSIARVAALFHINQTYLSKRMKQEIGASFLDYVTELRISKAKEILDDVMPNIKIGDLAVKVGYKSQYYFSRVFKNRVGSSPLEYKKHPFGYG, from the coding sequence ATGAAGATGTGGAAGATTGTCATCGTCGATGATGAAACGATCATTCGCAAAGGCTTGCGACAATATATTGAGGAGAGTCCATATCTTTTTGAGGTCGCAGGAGAAGCGAAAAGTGCAAACGAAGCATTGCATATGGTGGAGGAAGCTCCGCCACATGTATGTCTTGTCGACATCAACATGCCGAATATGAATGGGCTCGATCTGATGAATATATTGCGTGAACGCTGCCCGTCGGTTCTGGTTGTCATCATCAGCGGCTACGATAACTTTGAATATGCGCGTCAAGCCGTGCAACTGCAAGCATTCGATTATGTATTGAAACCTGTGCCGAAGAGTGATCTGAACAAGCTGCTTCATCGGATCGATGAGCATCTTCAGGCGAAATATCCTTTGCATTCGCATGAAAGCAGGGTGGATAAGGAGCGGGAGATTACCGGGTTTACAGGGGATGGAACCGTGCTTATCCAAAAAGTGACCGAGTATATTGACAGTCATTATCAGGATCCGGAGCTGTCTATTGCTCGTGTAGCAGCGCTATTTCATATCAACCAAACCTATCTTAGCAAGCGGATGAAGCAAGAAATCGGTGCTTCATTCCTTGACTATGTGACCGAGCTTCGGATATCGAAGGCGAAGGAGATTCTGGATGACGTCATGCCGAATATCAAGATCGGGGATCTGGCCGTGAAGGTAGGGTATAAGAGTCAGTATTATTTTAGTCGTGTGTTCAAAAATAGAGTCGGCTCAAGCCCCTTGGAGTACAAGAAACATCCGTTCGGTTATGGATAG
- a CDS encoding cache domain-containing sensor histidine kinase, whose protein sequence is MKSIHLKITLIAGGCFLLLFVALLVTIYLEMNHTVVPLNKNLTQQVVTARSDQIDYWFNQRIGEIDMLASLASDHQWTREELLQEINKFEAKKSEEYESIRVVDIRGNSWSSRDKPFSILNRPYYRRLLNSESKYVVSNPIVSQANAAEIVVILYRVNPSVNDEVAYIAAAVSVKKMKEIAQDVMLYDQSGQLIVDCRELGEGDGAGDAADKKNMSIFEAPIQNVEGWKLVLEVPNSSLSLAVIKTQRTALLVGVLIGSVLIVLLMLLASSIIRPIQSLRRVMETVQNGNQTIRAVVTRSDEIGDLGRSFNDMLVQLYAVEQDRKEMELRLIHEQIKPHFLYNTLDTIQWMATEHGADNVVEMVEALSAYFRLGLGTGSPYIPLDQELYHVESYLHIQGVRYEEILDYELRYDEKLAQCQVVRFMLQPLVENAIYHGIKPLGDQKCKISITAYKQVDDLVIQVENNGVMIPEEKLEQMNQALLDDRYDRSAAGFGLYSVNHRIRLAYGAPYGLAVKSEAGMTVMVIRIPLEGEWNEDVEDCHRR, encoded by the coding sequence ATGAAATCAATTCACTTAAAAATTACGTTGATCGCAGGAGGCTGCTTCTTGCTGCTGTTCGTTGCTTTGCTTGTAACGATATATCTGGAGATGAACCATACGGTTGTCCCTTTGAATAAGAACTTAACGCAGCAAGTGGTTACTGCACGCAGCGATCAGATCGATTATTGGTTTAATCAGCGCATCGGTGAGATCGACATGCTTGCTTCTCTAGCTTCGGACCATCAGTGGACACGAGAGGAATTGCTGCAAGAGATCAATAAGTTCGAGGCAAAGAAGTCAGAAGAGTACGAATCCATACGTGTGGTGGACATTCGAGGGAATTCATGGTCTTCAAGGGACAAGCCTTTTTCGATACTAAACCGACCCTACTATAGAAGACTGCTGAATTCAGAATCCAAATATGTGGTGAGCAATCCGATCGTATCCCAAGCGAATGCAGCCGAAATCGTCGTCATTCTCTATCGCGTGAATCCATCGGTGAATGATGAGGTAGCTTATATTGCCGCAGCCGTCTCCGTCAAGAAGATGAAGGAGATTGCTCAAGATGTCATGCTATATGACCAGTCAGGCCAGCTTATCGTCGATTGTAGAGAGCTGGGTGAAGGAGATGGAGCGGGGGATGCAGCAGATAAGAAGAACATGAGTATATTTGAGGCTCCGATTCAAAATGTGGAAGGCTGGAAGCTTGTACTCGAAGTACCAAATTCAAGTCTCTCGCTAGCGGTGATCAAGACCCAGCGGACGGCATTGCTGGTAGGTGTGCTTATCGGTAGTGTGCTTATCGTCCTGCTGATGCTGCTTGCTTCTTCCATTATTCGTCCAATTCAGTCGCTTCGCCGGGTAATGGAAACTGTGCAGAACGGCAATCAAACCATACGAGCAGTTGTTACGCGTTCGGATGAGATCGGCGATCTTGGACGAAGCTTCAATGACATGCTTGTTCAATTGTACGCTGTGGAGCAGGATCGAAAGGAGATGGAACTCAGATTGATTCATGAGCAGATCAAACCGCACTTTCTGTACAACACATTGGATACGATCCAGTGGATGGCAACGGAACATGGAGCAGACAATGTGGTGGAGATGGTGGAGGCGCTTAGCGCGTATTTCAGATTAGGGCTTGGCACAGGCAGCCCCTATATTCCGCTTGATCAGGAGTTGTACCATGTCGAGAGTTATCTTCATATTCAAGGCGTGCGGTATGAGGAGATTCTGGACTACGAGCTTCGATATGATGAAAAGCTTGCGCAGTGCCAAGTCGTTCGCTTCATGCTGCAGCCGTTGGTGGAAAATGCGATTTATCACGGGATTAAGCCACTTGGGGATCAAAAGTGCAAAATTTCGATTACAGCTTATAAACAGGTCGATGATTTGGTCATTCAGGTTGAAAATAATGGGGTTATGATTCCGGAAGAGAAGCTTGAACAGATGAATCAAGCCCTTCTTGATGATCGATACGATCGTTCTGCCGCTGGCTTTGGGTTATACAGTGTAAACCATCGCATTCGACTAGCATACGGAGCGCCATACGGCCTTGCAGTGAAGAGCGAAGCTGGCATGACCGTTATGGTCATTCGAATACCTTTGGAAGGGGAGTGGAATGAAGATGTGGAAGATTGTCATCGTCGATGA
- a CDS encoding flavocytochrome c, whose translation MRTHTKKLLSILLVLSLMFTLAACGGKDAAPAADANGVQVFEGVGQGKHGDIKVQVSFADNKITDIKVTEHKENEVLAEPVYTQLKQDVMTTNSAEVDAISGSTVTSKGYLEAIQDAITKSGLSLVAGSAVRSSKDTEEAEQTYDVVVIGAGGAGFSAAIEAKSAGANVVLLEKMPAVGGNTLISGGEMNAPDNWVQRALGITDDTADLFYKDTMKGGDNLGDPKMVRILADNALTSAEWLRDAIKVEFLPDHLFQFGGHSRKRALIPVGHTGAELITKLKTKTDADQITIKTNMKAETLLKDESGKVTGVTATSGAGDKIIFHANKGVIIATGGFGSNVEMRKKYNPEMDEKYMSTDTPGSTGDGIVMAETIGAKLTNMNSIQTYPICNPETGVISLVADSRFDGAILINQEGKRFVEELERRDVISKAILAQTGGYTYQLWNQGIADIGKTIEVHQDEYDQLVKQGLLYKADTIEEAADFFKIDVNTLKETIKKVNAYAKTGKDLDFKHRGGLKSLEQGPYYIEKAVPSVHHTMGGLVIDEKTRVLNEKGEVIPGLFAAGEVTGVIHGANRLGGNAISDVFTFGRIAGKQVVAE comes from the coding sequence ATGCGAACTCACACGAAAAAGCTGTTATCTATTCTACTCGTCCTCAGTCTTATGTTCACGCTTGCTGCCTGCGGCGGCAAAGATGCAGCACCCGCTGCAGATGCAAACGGAGTTCAAGTCTTTGAAGGCGTTGGGCAAGGTAAACATGGCGATATTAAAGTACAAGTTTCCTTTGCAGATAACAAAATCACTGACATTAAAGTAACAGAGCATAAGGAAAATGAAGTACTTGCAGAACCTGTGTATACGCAGCTCAAGCAAGATGTCATGACAACGAACAGCGCAGAAGTTGATGCCATTAGCGGATCTACGGTTACAAGCAAAGGATATCTCGAAGCAATTCAAGATGCCATTACAAAGTCTGGACTTTCTCTTGTCGCTGGCTCTGCAGTCCGTAGCAGCAAAGACACAGAAGAAGCTGAGCAAACCTATGATGTTGTCGTCATCGGTGCCGGGGGTGCTGGCTTTAGTGCGGCGATCGAAGCGAAGAGCGCTGGAGCTAATGTCGTTCTGCTCGAGAAAATGCCAGCTGTTGGCGGCAACACATTGATCTCCGGTGGTGAGATGAATGCGCCTGACAACTGGGTTCAACGTGCTCTTGGCATTACAGATGACACGGCTGACTTGTTCTATAAGGATACGATGAAAGGCGGAGACAACCTCGGGGATCCGAAGATGGTTCGTATTCTTGCCGACAATGCTCTAACATCTGCCGAATGGCTGCGCGATGCTATCAAGGTAGAGTTCTTACCTGATCATCTATTCCAATTTGGAGGCCATTCCAGAAAACGTGCGTTGATTCCTGTAGGTCATACAGGCGCTGAATTGATTACGAAGTTAAAAACCAAAACAGACGCTGACCAAATCACAATCAAAACGAATATGAAAGCCGAAACCTTGCTGAAGGACGAAAGCGGCAAAGTAACAGGTGTCACTGCAACTTCGGGTGCTGGCGACAAAATCATATTCCATGCGAACAAAGGCGTCATCATCGCTACCGGTGGTTTTGGATCCAATGTAGAGATGCGTAAAAAGTATAACCCTGAAATGGATGAAAAATATATGTCTACCGACACACCAGGATCTACAGGTGACGGTATCGTGATGGCAGAAACGATTGGCGCCAAGCTGACAAACATGAACAGTATTCAAACGTATCCTATCTGTAATCCTGAGACAGGTGTTATTTCCTTGGTTGCAGACTCCCGCTTCGATGGTGCGATCCTGATTAATCAAGAAGGCAAGCGCTTCGTTGAGGAATTAGAACGTCGTGACGTTATTTCTAAAGCAATTCTTGCCCAAACCGGCGGATATACGTATCAATTATGGAATCAAGGCATTGCGGATATCGGTAAAACGATCGAAGTTCATCAAGACGAATACGATCAACTCGTTAAACAAGGCTTACTCTATAAAGCCGATACGATTGAAGAGGCGGCTGATTTCTTCAAAATTGACGTGAACACTTTGAAAGAAACGATTAAGAAAGTAAATGCGTATGCGAAAACAGGTAAAGACCTTGATTTCAAACATCGCGGTGGATTGAAATCTCTTGAACAAGGCCCTTACTATATCGAAAAAGCTGTACCATCCGTTCACCATACCATGGGCGGCTTGGTGATCGACGAGAAGACTCGCGTATTGAATGAAAAAGGCGAAGTCATTCCTGGGCTGTTCGCTGCTGGTGAAGTAACAGGGGTCATTCATGGTGCAAACCGTCTAGGCGGTAATGCCATCTCTGATGTCTTCACATTTGGCCGGATTGCAGGCAAACAAGTTGTAGCAGAGTAA
- a CDS encoding CPBP family intramembrane glutamic endopeptidase, which translates to MNFTLLRNLACLLLVGALITSLQTQNYLLMCLWGGCTGLFFIYKPMRSFLLTTIGLGVGFALYLFLNSSWILDLKPQEWHILLNRLSLICIIIPLFIIAFIQKLPFMLYAKKPHWNEKIGIPFIWSGFRQSKVNNFLLIAIAAISFVFMPFVIRNGWNNVQEIWLFAIAFSIINVLEEIIWRGMLLSRFSEQLGDKWAVIVTSAGFGLQHYSLGFSWGACIAYALGGLYFGGITIKSKSIFPVVIWHTWINILMIFSGFLL; encoded by the coding sequence ATGAATTTCACATTACTTAGGAATCTAGCTTGTCTGTTATTAGTTGGGGCACTTATTACCTCCCTTCAAACGCAAAACTACTTATTGATGTGTTTGTGGGGAGGTTGTACCGGATTGTTCTTCATTTACAAGCCAATGCGATCATTCTTACTGACAACGATAGGTTTGGGTGTCGGATTTGCTCTATATCTATTCCTAAACTCAAGTTGGATCCTCGATCTGAAGCCACAGGAATGGCATATCCTTCTAAACAGATTGTCACTGATTTGTATAATCATTCCCTTGTTTATCATAGCGTTTATTCAAAAATTACCCTTCATGCTGTATGCGAAGAAACCGCATTGGAACGAGAAGATAGGTATACCATTTATTTGGTCAGGCTTCCGTCAATCAAAAGTTAACAATTTCTTACTCATCGCAATTGCAGCGATTTCTTTTGTTTTTATGCCATTTGTTATTCGAAACGGATGGAATAACGTGCAAGAGATTTGGTTATTCGCGATCGCTTTTTCCATCATAAATGTGTTGGAGGAGATCATCTGGCGAGGAATGCTTCTTAGTCGGTTCTCAGAACAATTAGGTGATAAGTGGGCAGTAATTGTGACCAGCGCAGGGTTTGGCTTACAGCATTATTCCCTTGGATTCTCTTGGGGTGCTTGCATCGCTTATGCGCTGGGAGGGTTATATTTCGGAGGCATTACGATCAAATCCAAAAGTATCTTTCCAGTCGTGATCTGGCATACATGGATTAATATCCTTATGATTTTCAGCGGTTTCCTCTTATAA
- a CDS encoding chorismate pyruvate-lyase family protein, producing MTDRNTDGKDSQHAGDALDFLQKLIFDLLLVTDGRTTDLLETLLNEKMRVTVIRQEQLNEEHAVHQRESSGAPLYLRESILISDKSDFIVSHNISIVNSKYVPASLFEKIAHRQEGIGKSISSMGLQSYRKVIDSGLKSEEEAVDLFQKPINLRIPKLHAKIPYKIYDIYFQLMPGIHMLEYFNPEVVRNRLNQAINSKMEG from the coding sequence ATGACAGATAGAAATACTGATGGCAAGGACTCGCAGCATGCGGGGGATGCATTGGATTTTTTGCAGAAACTGATTTTCGATTTGCTATTAGTGACAGACGGAAGAACTACAGATTTGCTAGAAACCTTGTTGAACGAAAAGATGCGCGTAACGGTCATTCGACAAGAGCAATTGAATGAAGAACATGCTGTTCATCAAAGGGAGTCCTCTGGTGCTCCTTTATATCTGAGAGAATCGATTTTGATAAGCGACAAAAGTGATTTTATCGTTTCTCACAATATATCAATTGTGAATTCAAAGTACGTACCAGCTTCTTTATTTGAGAAAATTGCTCACAGACAAGAGGGGATTGGTAAATCAATCAGCTCGATGGGTTTACAATCCTACAGAAAAGTGATTGACTCTGGGCTCAAGAGCGAAGAAGAGGCTGTCGATCTGTTCCAAAAGCCGATCAATCTTCGTATTCCTAAACTGCACGCTAAAATTCCTTACAAGATATATGATATTTATTTCCAATTGATGCCAGGGATTCATATGCTTGAATATTTTAATCCAGAAGTTGTCAGAAACCGTTTAAACCAGGCTATTAATTCCAAAATGGAGGGATAA